The Rhododendron vialii isolate Sample 1 chromosome 6a, ASM3025357v1 genome includes a window with the following:
- the LOC131330040 gene encoding probable LRR receptor-like serine/threonine-protein kinase At3g47570, giving the protein MAMLKLFFLFMHVVSLLCLQSGSAFVAGLMQGGNETDRLALLAFKAAITSDPLGALNSWNESIHFCQWVGVKCGRRHHRVTGLKIDHKKLSGSVSPHIGNLSFLRNLLLRNNSLSGEIPPELSHLRRLRGISLMNNTVTGEIPTNLSSCSNLLVLEFSGNRLTGNIPSELGSLSKLEGLYIAKNNLVGGLPSTLGNLSSLTIIFATDNKIGGNVPDTLGGWKKLKALQLGLNNLVGTIPFSIYNLSSIEIFEVAENQIEGSLPSDLGITLPNLQVLTLGSNLFTGSIPITISNATKLVYLFLGQNRFIGKVPSLENLPDLTRIVLEINLLGTGEVDDLSFLDTLTNNTRLSDVGLAVNNFGGVLPESISNFSAKFEFLSFDMNKIVGSIPSGIGNLINLQVLGMSINHLSGNIPSDIGKLQRLQILTLNGNKFHGEIPTTFSNLTLLLDLNVSGNDLRGNIPSHMGKCHFLESLCLDHNYLSGTIPKEVGNLSSLLDLNLAYNKLSGSLPLEIGLLQNLETLDVSQNKLDGNIPSSLGSCVKFTSLNMKGNKLRGTLPSTLATLRGMEELDLSHNNLSGKIPDYLDEFVFLKKLNLSFNDFEGHVPERGVFKNASAFSVEENKKLCGGIPELQLQPCNSKGSRNKGFTLTMKLSTFIPLGLLGLLLFLCFLYLCWFRKTKKVPSIKILGNSFLQLSYQSLLKATDGFSPANLIGVGSFGSVYKGILDEDRKVVAVKVLNLQFRGASKSFLAECKALKSIRHRNLLKVLTACSSVDYQGNDFKALVYEFMVNGSLEEWLHPNENEEDAHMESRHLNIRQRLNIAIDVACAVDYLHHHSSNPILHCDLKPSNILLDNEMMGHVGDFGLARFLREATNSSSINQSCSTGIRGSVGYVAPEYGLANEVSTFGDVYSYGILLLEMFTGKRPTDGMFSDSLTLHNFVKMSLPEKIAKIVDATLLQQRETGQASSSIDSNQSQSSHTSYKIQDCVISLLKVGIACSEEQPTHRPNINDVVPQLHAIRNTLLDIGVH; this is encoded by the exons ATGGCAATGTTAAAGCTATTCTTCCTTTTCATGCACGTTGTTTCTCTGTTGTGCTTGCAATCTGGCTCTGCTTTTGTAGCTGGCTTAATGCAAGGCGGGAACGAGACTGACCGTCTAGCCTTGCTTGCATTCAAAGCAGCCATAACCAGTGATCCCTTAGGAGCTCTGAACTCGTGGAATGAATCCATCCACTTTTGTCAATGGGTTGGTGTAAAATGTGGCCGCCGACACCATAGGGTCACCGGGTTGAAGATTGATCATAAGAAACTATCGGGGTCTGTTTCGCCCCACATCGGAAATCTGAGCTTTCTCAGGAATCTACTCCTTCGCAACAACAGCTTGAGTGGTGAAATCCCCCCAGAACTCAGCCACCTGCGAAGACTACGAGGAATATCATTGATGAACAATACCGTTACTGGTGAAATTCCAACAAATCTATCTAGTTGCTCTAACCTCCTTGTCCTTGAATTTTCTGGTAATAGGCTGACAGGGAATATTCCTTCGGAGCTCGGTTCTTTGAGTAAGCTTGAGGGGCTGTATATTGCGAAAAACAATCTAGTCGGAGGTTTGCCTTCTACTCTTGGGAATCTATCTTCTCTTACAATTATTTTTGCAACTGACAATAAGATTGGCGGTAATGTGCCAGATACTCTAGGTGGGTGGAAAAAATTGAAAGCTCTTCAATTAGGGTTGAACAATTTGGTTGGTACCATTCCTTTCTCAATCTATAATCTCTCTTCTATCGAAATCTTTGAAGTTGCAGAAAACCAAATTGAAGGCAGCCTTCCCTCAGACCTAGGAATCACTCTTCCTAATCTCCAAGTCCTAACTCTTGGTAGTAACTTGTTTACTGGTTCCATTCCTATCACAATATCCAATGCCACCAAACTAGTTTACCTGTTCTTGGGGCAAAACAGATTTATAGGAAAAGTCCCTTCTTTGGAAAATCTGCCTGATCTTACGAGAATAGTGCTTGAAATTAATCTTCTAGGAACAGGGGAAGTAGATGACTTGAGCTTTCTTGACACTTTGACTAATAACACTAGATTGTCCGACGTGGGTCTAGCTGTCAACAACTTTGGAGGTGTGTTGCCTGAATCAATCAGCAATTTCTCCGCtaaatttgagtttttgagCTTCGATATGAATAAAATAGTTGGGAGCATCCCATCTGGCATAGGGAACCTTATCAATTTGCAGGTTCTTGGAATGTCCATCAACCATTTAAGTGGTAACATTCCTTCTGATATCGGGAAGCTTCAAAGGCTGCAGATTTTAACACTCAATGGAAATAAATTCCATGGGGAGATCCCgacaactttttcaaatttaacTTTGTTACTTGATCTCAACGTATCTGGAAATGATCTTCGTGGGAACATCCCTTCACATATGGGTAAATGCCATTTTTTGGAGTCGCTTTGTCTTGATCATAACTATCTTAGTGGTACAATACCCAAAGAAGTTGGCAATCTCTCATCGTTGTTGGATCTAAACCTTGCGTATAATAAATTGAGTGGTTCCCTTCCGTTGGAAATTGGACTTCTCCAAAATCTAGAAACACTAGATGTTTCTCAAAATAAGTTGGATGGTAATATTCCAAGTTCTCTTGGTAGTTGTGTAAAGTTTACGTCACTAAACATGAAGGGGAACAAATTACGGGGCACCCTTCCTTCAACTTTAGCTACTTTGAGAGGTATGGAGGAGTTAGATCTTTCTCACAACAACCTCTCAGGAAAAATTCCAGACTACTTGGATGAATTTGTCTTTCTAAAGAAACTAAACCTATCATTCAATGATTTTGAGGGTCATGTACCAGAAAGAGGTGTATTTAAGAATGCATCAGCCTTTTCTGTCGAAGAAAACAAGAAACTCTGTGGGGGAATACCTGAATTGCAGTTGCAACCGTGCAACTCCAAAGGGTCAAGAAATAAAGGATTTACTCTTACCATGAaattaagtacttttatacCCTTGGGGCTTCTAGGGCTACTTCTGTTCTTGTGTTTCCTATATCTGTGTTGGtttagaaagacaaaaaaagtacCGTCTATCAAAATCTTAGGAAACTCGTTTCTCCAATTGTCCTACCAAAGTCTGCTTAAAGCTACCGATGGCTTTTCTCCAGCAAATTTGATTGgtgttggtagttttggttcagtgTATAAAGGAATTCTTGATGAGGACCGGaaagttgttgcagttaaagTACTAAACCTTCAATTTCGCGGTGCTTCCAAGAGTTTCCTTGCTGAGTGTAAGGCCTTAAAAAGCATCAGACATCGAAATCTTCTAAAGGTACTCACAGCATGTTCAAGTGTCGATTATCAAGGAAACGATTTCAAAGCTCTTGTGTATGAGTTCATGGTTAATGGGAGCCTAGAGGAGTGGTTGCATCCAAATGAGAATGAAGAAGATGCCCACATGGAATCAAGGCATTTAAACATTCGACAAAGGTTAAATATTGCCATTGATGTCGCATGTGCAGTTGATTATCTTCACCATCATTCCTCCAACCCAATACTTCACTGTGACTTGAAGCCAAGCAATATTCTTCTAGATAATGAAATGATGGGACACGTCGGTGATTTTGGTTTAGCGAGATTCCTTCGAGAAGCTACCAATAGCTCTTCCATAAATCAATCATGTTCAACTGGCATAAGGGGGTCTGTTGGTTACGTGGCTCCAG AGTATGGATTGGCCAATGAGGTGTCAACATTTGGTGATGTCTATAGTTATGGAATCCTGTTATTGGAGATGTTTACCGGGAAGAGACCAACTGATGGCATGTTTAGCGATAGTCTCACTCTCCACAACTTTGTTAAGATGTCTCTCCCtgaaaaaatagcaaaaattGTTGATGCAACATTGTTGCAGCAGAGAGAAACGGGGCAGGCCAGTTCAAGTATCGACAGCAATCAGAGTCAAAGCTCTCATACCAGTTACAAAATTCAGGACTGCGTGATTTCACTACTTAAAGTTGGAATTGCTTGTTCAGAAGAACAACCGACACATCGACCGAACATCAATGACGTTGTTCCTCAGTTACATGCAATCCGAAACACTCTACTTGACATTGGAGTTCATTGA
- the LOC131328582 gene encoding probable LRR receptor-like serine/threonine-protein kinase At3g47570 translates to MVNGNLEEWLHPNDHNDDAHEESRRLNFVQRLNIAIGVASALDYLHHCRSEPIVHCDLKLSNVLLDDEMIAHVGDFGLSRFFLETTSKLSPNQSRSIGIRGSIGYTAPVP, encoded by the exons ATGGTCAATGGGAACCTAGAGGAATGGTTGCATCCAAACGACCACAACGATGATGCGCACGAGGAGTCAAGGAGATTAAACTTTGTACAGAGGTTAAATATTGCAATTGGCGTAGCTTCTGCACTCGACTATCTTCATCATTGCCGCTCAGAACCAATAGTGCACTGTGATTTGAAACTGAGCAATGTTCTTTTGGATGATGAAATGATTGCACATGTAGGTGATTTTGGATTATCAAGGTTCTTTCTCGAAACCACCTCCAAGTTGTCTCCAAATCAATCAAGGTCCATTGGCATACGAGGGTCTATTGGTTATACTGCTCCAG TACCATAG
- the LOC131328583 gene encoding probable LRR receptor-like serine/threonine-protein kinase At3g47570, with translation MVKSPQNSATCEACKNYRCLIIQFMVKFPPISSCPNLVGLEFSGNRLTREIPVELGSLSKLEGLYIGKNNLAGGLPSTLGNLSSLEIIYANVNKIGVPHNQIEGSIPSNLGINLPNLRRFVISNNMFTGSIPITLSNATKLDYLGLAANGFKGKVPSLEKLKKLEVLILQMNHLGTGEVDDLSFLNTLTNAPRFSTVSLAFNSFGSMLPESISNLSTELYSFSLGFNNSLAMSVNQLSGNIPFDIGKLQKLKNYNNLSGSIPREIGLLRNLEVLDVSKNMLVGNIPSSLGCCVMLFSLNMEGNKLWRILPSSLATLRGMEELDLSHNNLSGKIPDYLDGFVFLKKLNLLFNDFEGAVPKRSVFKNASAFYVEGDTHTRLLDLGCSNPPICNYTDVQPLESIEVAPPWLDLATTSYMMINQFSKLDLQFCNNVIDY, from the exons ATGGTGAAATCCCCCCAGAACTCAGCCACTTGCGAAGCCTGCAAAAACTATCGCTGCTTAATAATTCAATTTATGGTGAAATTCCCACCAATATCTAGTTGCCCTAACCTTGTTGGCCTTGAATTCTCTGGTAATAGGCTGACAAGGGAAATTCCTGTGGAGCTGGGTTCTTTGAGTAAGCTCGAGGGGCTGTATATCGGAAAAAACAATCTAGCCGGAGGTTTGCCTTCTACTCTTGGGAATCTATCTTCTCTTGAAATTATTTATGCAAATGTTAACAAGATTGGCG TTCCTCATAACCAAATTGAAGGCAGCATTCCCTCAAACCTAGGAATCAATCTTCCTAATCTCCGACGCTTTGTTATCAGTAATAACATGTTTACTGGTTCAATTCCTATAACTTTATCCAATGCCACCAAACTAGACTACCTTGGCTTGGCGGCAAATGGATTCAAAGGAAAAGTCCCTTCTTTGGAAAAGCTGAAAAAACTTGAGGTGTTAATATTACAAATGAATCATCTAGGAACAGGGGAAGTGGATGACTTGAGTTTCTTGAACACTTTGACCAATGCCCCTAGATTCTCTACCGTGTCTCTCGCCTTCAACAGCTTTGGAAGCATGTTGCCCGAATCAATCAGCAATTTGTCCACTGAATTATATTCCTTTAGCTTGGGTTTTAATAAT TCTCTTGCCATGTCCGTCAACCAGCTAAGTGGTAACATTCCTTTTGATATCGGAAAGCTTCAAAAGCTAAAGA ACTATAACAATTTGAGTGGTTCCATTCCACGGGAAATTGGACTTCTTAGAAATCTTGAAGTACTGGATGTTTCTAAGAACATGTTGGTTGGCAATATTCCAAGTTCTTTGGGTTGTTGTGTAATGTTGTTTTCATTAAACATGGAGGGAAACAAATTGTGGCGAATCCTTCCTTCAAGTTTAGCTACTTTGAGAGGTATGGAGGAGTTAGATCTTTCTCACAACAACTTGTCAGGAAAAATCCCAGACTACCTGGACGGCTTTGTCTTTCTAAAGAAACTGAACCTGTTATTCAATGATTTTGAGGGGGCAGTACCAAAAAGAAGTGTATTCAAGAATGCATCAGCCTTTTATGTTGAAGGTGATACGCACACAAGATTGTTAGATCTTGGGTGCTCAAATCCTCCAATTTGCAAT TACACTGATGTCCAACCACTCGAGTCTATAGAAGTGGCGCCGCCATGGTTGGACCTTGCGACAACGTCTTATATGATGATCAACCAGTTCAGCAAGCTAGACCTTCAGTTCTGCAACAATGTTATCGATTACTAG